The proteins below come from a single Blastocatellia bacterium genomic window:
- a CDS encoding ABC transporter permease, whose product MKWFNILSDRLRALRGREALLSDIDEEMRLHVEMEVEANIARGMAPDEARRAARRAFGNLGVIRDTAYEVRGGGFMETLLQDIRYGARVLIKHRGFTAVAVITLALGIGANTAIFSVVNELLLRPLPFRDADRLVMLWEVTPEGRHQNSTSRGNYLGWREQNTVFENMATFSDQRVGLTGTGEPEEVSMQMATPELFDVLGVQPSLGRGFTQEDAQPRASNVVVLSYGLWRRRYGGDPGIIGQKVQLNTLPCTVIGVMPANFEWHIRKRSGTGKPAEIWTILAMPKEGPALIGRFLSTVARLKPGVSMAQAQAEMTAIAARREQDAPQYNKGWSAEVVPLREQFVGNVRPALLILLGAVAFVLLIACANVANLLLARAAAREKEIAVRTALGAGRRRIVRQLLTESLLLALMGSALGLVLAWWGTRALVAISPRDVVNLQGVGINLTVLAWTLLISLLTGIIFGLAPAMEATRLNLNDALKEGGKGAEGQGTRSRRLRSALVIAEVALALVLLVSAGLLIKSFSHLRHIDTGFDTDNVLTMVVNLPARKYKEDPQVITFFQQTMERVRALPGVRAAGMVNYLPLYGGLGSATGFTVEGRPAPPPGEEPSTNVRVADADYFAAMKIPLLRGRLFSEAEDSQARHVVLISDSMARQHFPGEDPIGKTISVEMFDNPYPTQIIGVVGDARYDSLTDAVEPMVYFALPDLTYSVMTLAVRTDNDPAAITPAVRDVIRNIDPEQPVSDVRTLNQVMAATLGRARFNTLLLGLFAGLATLLAGVGIFGVMNYSVTLRTREIGIRMALGAQPGQVLMLVLKQGLLLTTLGIGIGLGGALLLTRLISGLLFGVAATDPMTFAAIVVLLAVVSLIACYIPARRATRVDPLIGLRYE is encoded by the coding sequence ATGAAGTGGTTCAATATTCTTTCAGACCGCCTGCGCGCGCTGCGCGGGCGCGAGGCGCTGCTCAGCGACATTGACGAAGAGATGCGCCTGCACGTCGAGATGGAAGTCGAGGCCAACATCGCGCGCGGCATGGCGCCGGACGAAGCGCGGCGCGCGGCGCGCCGCGCCTTCGGCAACCTCGGCGTCATCAGGGACACGGCTTACGAGGTCAGGGGAGGAGGCTTCATGGAAACGCTATTGCAAGACATTCGCTATGGCGCGCGCGTGCTGATCAAGCACAGAGGGTTCACGGCGGTCGCCGTGATCACGCTCGCTTTAGGGATTGGCGCGAACACAGCGATCTTCTCTGTGGTCAACGAGCTGCTATTGCGCCCGCTGCCGTTTCGCGACGCCGACCGGTTGGTGATGCTGTGGGAAGTAACGCCGGAAGGCCGGCACCAGAACTCCACCTCGCGCGGCAACTATCTCGGCTGGCGCGAGCAGAACACGGTCTTCGAGAACATGGCGACCTTCTCCGACCAGCGCGTCGGCCTGACCGGCACTGGCGAGCCGGAGGAAGTCTCTATGCAGATGGCCACGCCCGAGCTGTTCGACGTACTGGGCGTCCAGCCGAGCCTCGGGCGCGGCTTCACTCAGGAGGACGCACAGCCGCGCGCGTCCAACGTCGTGGTCTTGAGCTATGGCCTGTGGCGGCGGCGCTACGGCGGCGACCCCGGCATTATCGGTCAGAAGGTTCAGCTCAACACCCTGCCCTGCACGGTGATCGGCGTGATGCCGGCGAATTTCGAGTGGCACATCCGCAAGCGCTCAGGCACGGGCAAGCCCGCGGAAATCTGGACGATCCTGGCGATGCCGAAAGAAGGGCCGGCCCTGATTGGCCGCTTCCTCTCGACGGTGGCGCGCTTGAAGCCCGGCGTCTCGATGGCGCAGGCGCAGGCCGAGATGACAGCCATCGCCGCACGCCGCGAACAGGATGCGCCGCAGTACAACAAGGGGTGGAGCGCCGAGGTCGTGCCGCTGCGCGAGCAGTTCGTCGGCAATGTCCGGCCCGCGCTCTTGATCCTGCTCGGCGCGGTGGCTTTTGTATTGTTAATCGCATGCGCCAACGTCGCCAACCTCTTGCTTGCGAGAGCCGCGGCGCGCGAGAAAGAGATCGCCGTGCGCACGGCGCTCGGCGCGGGTCGCCGGCGCATCGTCCGCCAGTTGTTAACCGAAAGCCTGCTGCTCGCCTTGATGGGCAGCGCACTCGGATTGGTCTTGGCGTGGTGGGGCACAAGGGCACTGGTGGCGATCAGCCCGCGCGACGTCGTCAACCTGCAAGGCGTCGGCATCAATCTGACGGTGCTCGCCTGGACGCTGCTGATTTCGCTTTTGACCGGCATCATCTTCGGCCTGGCGCCGGCGATGGAAGCGACGCGATTAAATCTCAACGACGCGCTTAAAGAAGGCGGCAAGGGCGCTGAAGGACAGGGCACCCGCAGCCGCCGCCTGCGCAGCGCCCTGGTGATTGCCGAAGTCGCGCTGGCGCTCGTGCTGCTAGTCAGCGCCGGGCTGCTGATAAAGAGCTTCAGTCACCTGCGCCACATTGACACGGGCTTCGACACCGACAACGTCTTGACGATGGTCGTCAACCTGCCGGCCCGCAAATACAAGGAAGACCCACAAGTCATTACTTTCTTCCAGCAGACGATGGAGCGCGTACGGGCGCTGCCCGGCGTGCGCGCCGCCGGCATGGTGAACTACCTGCCGCTGTACGGCGGGCTGGGTTCGGCGACCGGCTTCACCGTCGAAGGCCGTCCCGCGCCGCCGCCGGGCGAAGAGCCTTCGACCAACGTGCGCGTCGCCGACGCCGATTACTTCGCCGCGATGAAGATTCCGCTGCTGCGCGGTCGCCTCTTCAGTGAGGCCGAAGACAGCCAGGCGCGGCACGTCGTCCTCATCAGCGACTCCATGGCGCGGCAGCACTTTCCCGGCGAAGATCCCATCGGCAAGACGATCAGCGTCGAGATGTTCGATAATCCCTACCCGACGCAGATTATCGGCGTCGTCGGCGACGCGCGCTACGACAGCTTGACCGACGCGGTGGAGCCGATGGTCTATTTCGCGCTGCCGGACCTCACCTACTCGGTTATGACGCTCGCGGTTCGCACAGACAATGACCCGGCGGCGATAACCCCGGCGGTGCGCGACGTGATCCGCAACATAGACCCGGAGCAGCCAGTCTCCGACGTGCGCACGCTGAATCAAGTGATGGCCGCCACGCTGGGCCGCGCCCGCTTTAACACGCTGCTGCTGGGATTATTCGCGGGGCTGGCGACGCTGCTTGCAGGCGTAGGCATCTTCGGCGTGATGAACTACTCGGTGACGCTGCGGACGCGCGAGATCGGCATTCGCATGGCGCTCGGCGCACAGCCCGGCCAGGTGCTGATGCTCGTGCTCAAGCAAGGTCTTCTGCTGACCACGCTCGGCATCGGCATCGGACTCGGCGGCGCGCTGCTGCTGACGCGACTCATATCAGGGTTGCTTTTCGGAGTGGCGGCCACCGACCCGATGACCTTTGCCGCCATCGTCGTGCTGCTCGCGGTCGTGTCGCTGATCGCCTGCTACATCCCTGCGCGCCGAGCGACGCGCGTAGACCCGCTGATCGGCTTACGCTATGAGTAA
- a CDS encoding PadR family transcriptional regulator codes for MTRQKADLLQGTLDMLILKAVSLGPLHGYGIIQRIRQMSDEMLHVEQGSLYPALYRIEQKGWVTSDWDTHETGRRAKFYKLTRAGRKQLEAEEASWDRLVLAVTKVRQAT; via the coding sequence TTGACACGACAGAAGGCCGACCTGTTACAGGGCACACTCGACATGCTGATCCTGAAAGCGGTCAGTTTAGGGCCGCTGCACGGCTATGGCATCATCCAGCGCATCCGCCAGATGTCGGACGAGATGCTCCACGTCGAGCAAGGCTCGCTCTACCCGGCGCTCTACCGCATCGAGCAGAAGGGCTGGGTGACTTCCGACTGGGACACGCACGAGACCGGTCGCCGCGCCAAGTTCTACAAGCTGACGCGGGCCGGGCGCAAACAGCTCGAAGCCGAAGAGGCGAGTTGGGATCGCCTGGTGCTGGCCGTCACCAAGGTGCGGCAGGCCACCTGA
- a CDS encoding PadR family transcriptional regulator, whose product MGQDKHDILPGTLNLMVLKTLDSLGPLHGYGIARRIEQTSGDLLQLNQGTIYPALLQLEQMGWIATEWGVSDNNRRAKYYSITRAGRKQLAEEEKTWRRAADIIERFLAPSEG is encoded by the coding sequence ATGGGACAGGACAAGCACGACATTCTGCCGGGCACCCTCAACCTGATGGTGCTGAAGACGCTCGACAGCCTCGGGCCGCTGCATGGCTATGGCATCGCCCGGCGCATCGAGCAGACCAGTGGCGACCTCTTGCAGCTCAACCAGGGGACGATCTACCCGGCGCTCTTACAGTTGGAGCAGATGGGCTGGATCGCTACCGAGTGGGGCGTTTCGGACAACAACCGCCGGGCGAAGTATTACTCGATCACCCGCGCCGGGCGTAAACAGCTTGCCGAAGAAGAGAAGACCTGGCGGCGGGCGGCGGACATCATCGAACGGTTCCTGGCACCGTCGGAGGGCTAA
- a CDS encoding response regulator, with the protein METESPTVLLIEDHEDTRKMLSLLFDEWGYRATIAPSATEGLKHLLEQGFDLIILDNWLPDLDGVELCRQVRTVDRQTPIIFYSAAGMGSEDREAMDSGANAFVSKSGSLGELRETMTAQLKRTNGKVFKHA; encoded by the coding sequence ATGGAGACCGAGTCGCCTACGGTGCTTCTGATTGAAGATCACGAAGACACGCGAAAGATGCTTTCACTGCTGTTCGACGAATGGGGTTATCGGGCAACAATCGCGCCGAGCGCCACCGAAGGCTTGAAACACCTGCTCGAACAAGGCTTCGACCTGATTATTCTCGACAACTGGCTTCCCGACCTCGACGGCGTCGAGCTCTGTCGACAGGTGCGCACCGTTGACCGGCAGACGCCCATCATCTTTTACTCGGCCGCCGGCATGGGCAGCGAAGACCGCGAGGCGATGGATTCGGGCGCCAACGCCTTCGTCTCGAAGAGCGGCAGCCTCGGCGAGCTGCGCGAGACCATGACCGCACAGTTAAAGCGGACCAACGGCAAAGTCTTCAAGCACGCCTGA
- a CDS encoding amidohydrolase family protein gives MLRKIAVCLLILSFAFSVQAQPPQAKPDAPKDAAKKPEAWDVEGDHGPSRLVEFDTDEGTWMSCDVSPDGQWVVFDLLGDIYKMPITGGKAELLAGGQSWEAQPRFSPDGRLIAFTSDRDGGDNIWVMDTDGKNRRQVTKETYRLVNSPAWTPDGQYIVVRKHFVDQRSLGAGEIWMYHVTGGNGVQLTEKPNWTANGGEPAVDPKGRFVYFVQSTAFDYNKNVYDAIYWIERYDTTSGRRAVFVRGSGGAIRPQVSPDGRYLSFIRRDGLKTVLYLREISSGREWPVYDNLTRDQQETWAVFGTYPGYNWTPDGQSIVITAQGKFVRVDVNRKQATPIPFTAHVAQKVTEAVRFAQTVAPDRDHARLLRWAKKNNERIIYSALGKLYVKEGDAAPRRLLNTAALEYAPSFSADGSRITYVTWTDADKGAVWVANADGSNARKITTVGDQYANPVFSPDGAKVAYLKGRGSVYHEEDLASESTFEIHYWDGSAHHYVIDVFSRGSNARMPILSFDPAGERINFMESKPLPTGGATTYLSSVKLTGDDYKQHIESKYAAELIPSPDGRWVAFKELHKLYVAPLPQTGKLLKLSATETVVPVKTLSNASGDWLAWSRDSRSVQWTAGENFFEQSLENVTRPLAKDEKAPEPRAVKIGFEFETARPRGLVALTNARLITMRGDEVIERGTILIEDNRIKAIGANVNIPATARRIDMAGKTIMPGLVDVHSHMGYNTLDIMPERQWPYYANLAYGVTTTHDPSASTQLVFAQSEMVKAGAMVGPRVFSTGYILYGAENVEKTVINGYDDAKAALERMKAVGAFSVKSYNQPRRNQRQQIIKAARDLHMMVVPEGGSTYFYNMTEILDGHTGIEHAVPVAPLYKDAIQLFAKSKTGYTPTLIVGYGGIWGENYWYQHSNVWENEHLMRFTPRAVVDERARRRMMVPEDDFYHFELAKSAKDVLRAGGHVQLGAHGQLQGMGAHWELWMLQQGGMTPMEAIRCGTLYGAQYLGLDKDIGSLEVGKLADLMVTDKNPLDNIRNSETIRFVMINGALYDTSNMDEVYPEARARAKFFWER, from the coding sequence GTGTTGCGCAAGATCGCCGTTTGCCTGTTGATCCTTTCATTCGCCTTCTCTGTTCAAGCTCAACCGCCGCAGGCGAAGCCTGACGCGCCGAAAGACGCGGCAAAGAAGCCCGAAGCCTGGGACGTCGAAGGCGACCACGGCCCGTCGAGGCTCGTCGAATTCGACACGGACGAGGGCACCTGGATGAGCTGCGACGTGTCGCCCGATGGCCAGTGGGTCGTCTTCGACTTGCTCGGCGACATCTACAAAATGCCGATCACGGGCGGCAAGGCCGAGCTGCTCGCGGGCGGCCAGTCGTGGGAAGCGCAGCCACGCTTCAGCCCCGATGGCCGCCTTATCGCCTTCACGTCGGACCGCGACGGCGGCGACAACATCTGGGTGATGGACACGGATGGCAAGAACCGTCGGCAGGTGACGAAAGAGACTTACCGGCTGGTCAACTCGCCTGCATGGACGCCCGACGGTCAGTACATCGTCGTGCGCAAGCACTTCGTTGACCAGCGCTCGCTGGGTGCGGGCGAAATCTGGATGTATCACGTCACCGGCGGCAATGGAGTTCAGCTTACAGAGAAGCCGAACTGGACGGCGAACGGCGGCGAGCCGGCGGTTGACCCCAAAGGCCGCTTCGTCTACTTCGTGCAGAGCACGGCCTTCGACTACAACAAGAACGTCTACGACGCGATCTACTGGATCGAGCGTTACGACACGACCAGCGGGCGGCGCGCAGTCTTCGTGCGCGGCTCGGGCGGCGCGATCCGCCCGCAGGTCTCGCCCGATGGCCGTTATCTCTCGTTCATCCGCCGCGACGGCTTGAAGACCGTGCTCTACCTGCGCGAGATCAGTAGCGGACGCGAGTGGCCGGTCTACGACAACCTGACGCGCGACCAGCAGGAGACCTGGGCGGTCTTCGGCACCTACCCCGGCTACAATTGGACACCCGACGGTCAGAGCATCGTCATCACCGCGCAAGGCAAGTTCGTGCGCGTTGACGTGAACCGCAAGCAGGCGACGCCGATTCCCTTCACCGCGCACGTCGCGCAGAAAGTTACAGAGGCCGTGCGCTTCGCACAAACGGTCGCGCCCGACCGCGACCATGCCCGACTGCTGCGCTGGGCGAAGAAGAATAACGAGCGGATCATCTACAGCGCCCTCGGCAAGCTCTACGTCAAGGAAGGCGACGCCGCGCCGCGCCGCTTGCTAAACACCGCGGCCCTCGAATACGCGCCGAGCTTCAGCGCCGACGGCAGCCGAATCACCTACGTCACCTGGACGGATGCCGACAAGGGCGCGGTCTGGGTGGCGAACGCCGATGGCTCGAACGCGCGCAAGATCACGACCGTGGGGGATCAGTACGCGAATCCGGTTTTCTCGCCCGACGGCGCGAAGGTCGCGTACCTGAAAGGCCGCGGCAGCGTCTACCACGAAGAAGACCTGGCGAGCGAATCCACCTTCGAGATTCATTACTGGGACGGCAGCGCGCACCATTACGTCATTGACGTCTTCAGCCGCGGCTCGAACGCGCGCATGCCCATCCTGAGCTTCGACCCGGCCGGCGAGCGCATTAATTTCATGGAGTCGAAGCCTCTGCCCACGGGCGGCGCGACCACTTACCTGAGCAGCGTCAAGCTGACGGGCGACGATTACAAACAGCACATCGAGTCGAAGTACGCGGCGGAACTTATCCCGTCGCCGGATGGCCGATGGGTGGCGTTCAAGGAACTGCACAAGCTCTACGTCGCGCCGCTGCCGCAGACCGGCAAGCTATTGAAACTGTCGGCGACCGAAACCGTCGTGCCGGTGAAGACGCTGTCGAATGCTTCGGGCGACTGGCTCGCGTGGTCGCGCGACAGCCGCAGCGTACAGTGGACAGCGGGCGAGAACTTCTTCGAGCAGTCGCTCGAAAACGTCACGCGCCCGCTGGCCAAAGACGAGAAAGCGCCGGAACCGCGCGCCGTGAAGATCGGGTTCGAGTTCGAGACGGCGCGACCGCGCGGTTTGGTGGCGCTCACCAACGCGCGCCTCATCACGATGCGCGGCGACGAGGTCATCGAGCGCGGCACGATCCTCATCGAAGACAACCGCATCAAAGCCATCGGCGCGAACGTCAACATTCCGGCCACGGCGCGGCGCATCGACATGGCCGGCAAGACGATCATGCCCGGCCTCGTAGATGTTCACTCGCACATGGGCTACAACACGCTCGACATCATGCCCGAACGCCAGTGGCCGTATTACGCCAACCTCGCCTATGGCGTGACGACGACGCACGACCCGTCGGCCTCGACGCAACTGGTCTTTGCGCAGTCCGAGATGGTCAAGGCGGGCGCGATGGTCGGGCCGCGCGTCTTCTCGACGGGCTACATCCTCTATGGCGCGGAGAACGTCGAGAAGACGGTCATCAACGGCTACGACGACGCGAAGGCGGCGCTTGAACGCATGAAGGCGGTCGGCGCGTTCAGCGTGAAAAGTTATAACCAGCCGCGTCGCAACCAGCGGCAGCAGATCATCAAGGCGGCGCGCGACCTACACATGATGGTGGTGCCCGAAGGCGGCTCGACTTACTTCTACAACATGACCGAAATTCTCGACGGTCACACGGGCATCGAGCATGCCGTGCCGGTCGCGCCGCTCTACAAAGACGCGATCCAGCTTTTCGCCAAGAGTAAGACGGGCTACACGCCGACGTTGATCGTCGGCTACGGCGGCATCTGGGGCGAGAACTACTGGTATCAGCACTCGAACGTCTGGGAGAACGAGCACCTGATGCGCTTTACGCCGCGCGCCGTCGTTGACGAGCGCGCACGCCGCCGCATGATGGTGCCCGAAGACGACTTTTACCACTTCGAGCTGGCGAAGTCTGCCAAAGACGTGCTGCGCGCCGGCGGCCACGTGCAACTCGGCGCGCACGGCCAGCTTCAGGGGATGGGCGCGCACTGGGAGCTGTGGATGTTGCAGCAGGGCGGCATGACGCCGATGGAGGCGATCCGTTGCGGCACCCTCTACGGCGCGCAGTACCTCGGCCTTGATAAAGACATCGGCTCGCTCGAAGTCGGCAAGCTCGCCGACCTGATGGTGACGGATAAGAACCCGCTCGACAACATCCGCAACAGCGAGACGATCCGTTTCGTGATGATCAACGGCGCGCTCTACGACACCAGCAACATGGACGAGGTCTATCCCGAAGCCAGGGCGCGGGCCAAATTCTTCTGGGAGCGTTGA
- a CDS encoding ABC transporter permease has product MNGLRIFFHRLRAVLFRTRLERELDEEISAHLEMETEENLRRGMSPVEARRAALRQFGGVEQVKERYRERRGLPFIETTLQDLRYAGRVLAKSPGFTAVAVVTLALGIGACTAIFSAVNPILFKPLPYPHADRIAMIWDFGAEGSRLYVTFGTYRELAERSRSFDYLAVMRPWQPTLTGTTEPERFNGQRVSADYFRVLGVKPALGRDFEAAEDQIGGPREVILNDALWRRRFGGDPQIVGQQVTLDSNLYTVIGVMPGGFENLLTPTAEIWSPLQYDKALPPDSREWGHHLRMVGRLRPGVEVEQAKREMDSIAQEPVREFARPPYAALSNGLMVNSLQNDITGSVRPALLAVVGAVLLVLVIACVNVTNLLLARGAQRRGEFAMRVALGAGRTRLLRQLLTESLLLALIGGVLGMAVAEVGVQALVALSPPGLPRAEAIGVDGSVFAFAFAVTTLIGLVIGLVPALQASRSDLHGSLQQSSRRTASGHQLTRRTLVVAEVALALVLLVGAGLLLRSMQRLFAIDPGFDTSHVLAMQVQTAGPRFDAETTQRFFEQSLEALRQLPGVTAAAFTSQLPLSGDLEDGYGVHFESSPTADSEAEFSGLRYAVSPGYFEAMSIPLRRGRLLDEHDTASAAPVVMISESLAQNKFLDQDPIGQRLRMGPNQGPWFTIVGVVGNVRQTSLAVDQTAAVYVPPAQWWLFVDKARWLVVRTHGDAAALAPAVRRAIWSVDKDQPIVRVVTLSDLLAASAAVRRFALTLFEAFGLVALVLAATGIYGVLSGSVTERVREIGVRLALGATRGNILALVIRQGMTMTMIGIVIGVSGAVAASQALVSLLFGVSRLDPLTYLGVMALLASVSAIACWVPAWRAARVDPAITLRAE; this is encoded by the coding sequence ATGAACGGACTGCGCATCTTCTTTCACCGTCTGCGGGCGGTGCTATTCAGGACCCGGCTGGAGCGTGAGCTAGACGAAGAGATCAGCGCGCACCTGGAGATGGAAACCGAAGAGAACCTGCGGCGCGGCATGAGTCCCGTCGAAGCGCGCCGCGCCGCCCTGCGCCAGTTCGGCGGCGTCGAGCAGGTGAAGGAGCGCTACCGTGAACGGCGCGGCTTGCCGTTCATTGAGACGACGCTACAGGACTTGCGCTACGCCGGGCGCGTGCTCGCCAAGTCTCCGGGGTTCACCGCCGTGGCGGTCGTCACGCTGGCGCTCGGCATTGGCGCTTGCACGGCGATCTTCAGCGCCGTCAACCCGATCCTCTTCAAGCCGCTGCCTTACCCGCATGCCGACCGCATCGCGATGATCTGGGATTTCGGCGCCGAAGGCTCGCGCCTCTACGTCACCTTCGGCACCTATCGTGAGCTGGCCGAGCGCAGTCGCTCTTTCGATTACCTGGCGGTGATGCGGCCGTGGCAGCCGACCTTGACCGGCACGACCGAGCCCGAACGATTCAATGGGCAGCGCGTCAGCGCCGACTACTTCCGCGTGCTCGGCGTAAAGCCTGCGCTCGGTAGAGACTTCGAGGCGGCGGAGGATCAAATCGGCGGCCCACGCGAGGTGATCCTCAACGACGCGCTGTGGCGGCGGCGCTTCGGCGGCGATCCGCAGATCGTCGGCCAGCAGGTGACGCTCGACAGCAACCTCTACACCGTCATCGGCGTGATGCCGGGCGGCTTCGAGAATCTGCTGACGCCGACGGCGGAAATTTGGTCGCCGTTGCAGTACGACAAGGCGTTGCCGCCCGACAGTCGGGAATGGGGCCATCACCTGCGCATGGTCGGGCGGCTGCGGCCGGGCGTCGAAGTCGAGCAGGCCAAGCGCGAAATGGATTCGATTGCTCAGGAACCTGTGCGGGAGTTCGCCAGGCCGCCGTACGCCGCGCTTAGCAATGGGCTGATGGTGAATTCGCTACAAAACGACATCACGGGCAGCGTCCGACCGGCGCTGCTGGCCGTCGTCGGCGCGGTCTTGCTGGTGTTGGTGATTGCCTGCGTCAACGTGACGAATCTGCTCTTGGCGCGCGGCGCACAGCGGCGCGGCGAATTCGCCATGCGCGTCGCGCTCGGTGCGGGCCGCACGCGGCTGCTGCGGCAACTGTTGACCGAGAGCCTGCTGCTCGCCTTGATCGGCGGGGTGCTCGGCATGGCGGTGGCCGAAGTCGGCGTGCAGGCGTTAGTCGCGCTCAGCCCGCCGGGGTTGCCGCGCGCCGAGGCGATTGGCGTCGACGGCAGCGTCTTCGCTTTCGCCTTCGCCGTCACGACGTTGATCGGGCTGGTGATCGGGCTGGTTCCGGCGCTACAGGCTTCGCGCAGCGACCTGCACGGCAGCTTGCAGCAAAGCTCAAGGCGGACGGCCAGCGGCCATCAGTTGACGCGCCGCACGCTGGTCGTCGCCGAGGTCGCGCTGGCCTTGGTGCTGCTGGTCGGCGCCGGGCTGCTGTTGCGCAGCATGCAACGTCTGTTTGCGATTGATCCCGGATTCGACACCTCGCACGTGCTCGCCATGCAAGTGCAGACCGCCGGCCCGCGCTTCGACGCGGAGACGACGCAGCGCTTCTTCGAGCAGTCGCTGGAAGCCCTGCGCCAGCTCCCCGGCGTCACCGCGGCAGCCTTCACCAGCCAGTTGCCATTGAGCGGCGACCTGGAAGATGGCTATGGCGTCCACTTCGAGTCGAGCCCGACCGCCGATTCCGAAGCCGAGTTCAGCGGCCTGCGCTATGCGGTCAGCCCCGGCTACTTCGAAGCCATGTCAATCCCGCTGCGGCGTGGCCGGCTGCTCGACGAGCACGACACCGCCTCGGCGGCACCCGTTGTGATGATCAGCGAGTCGTTGGCGCAAAACAAATTCCTCGATCAAGACCCCATCGGCCAGCGCTTGCGTATGGGCCCGAACCAGGGGCCATGGTTTACCATCGTCGGCGTCGTCGGCAATGTCAGACAGACCTCACTCGCCGTCGATCAAACCGCCGCCGTTTACGTGCCGCCGGCGCAGTGGTGGCTCTTCGTGGATAAGGCGCGGTGGTTGGTGGTTCGCACCCACGGCGATGCGGCGGCGCTCGCGCCCGCCGTCAGACGAGCGATCTGGTCTGTGGATAAAGATCAGCCCATCGTGCGGGTCGTAACCCTAAGTGATCTGCTTGCCGCTTCGGCAGCCGTGCGCCGCTTCGCGCTGACCCTCTTTGAAGCGTTCGGCCTCGTGGCGCTGGTGCTGGCGGCGACGGGCATCTACGGTGTGCTATCGGGCAGCGTCACCGAGCGGGTGCGCGAGATCGGCGTGCGCCTGGCGCTGGGCGCGACCCGCGGCAACATCCTGGCGCTGGTCATTCGCCAGGGGATGACCATGACGATGATAGGCATCGTCATCGGCGTGAGCGGCGCGGTGGCCGCCAGCCAGGCGCTGGTGTCGCTGTTGTTCGGCGTCTCGCGTCTCGACCCGCTCACCTACCTCGGCGTCATGGCGCTGCTGGCGAGCGTTTCGGCAATCGCTTGCTGGGTGCCGGCGTGGCGCGCGGCGCGTGTCGACCCGGCGATCACCTTGCGGGCAGAGTAG